One region of Mucilaginibacter gotjawali genomic DNA includes:
- a CDS encoding MFS transporter, whose translation MATSGVVQKPRMSFWQIFNMSFGFLGIQFGFALQTGNASRILQTFGADVENLSLFWLAAPITGMIIQPIIGHYSDRTWTRLGRRRPFFLTGALLSGLALLFMPNSSMLAAIIPPIVVGAGMLMIMDASFNVAMEPFRALVADNLPDSQHNDGFSMQTCLIGVGAVVGSWLPYVFANWLGVSDTAPKGHVPNNLLFSFYIGALTLIGSILWTVIKTKEYPPEEYAKFHEPEMEEKEKKSGLVQIFSDLFSMPKTMWQLGIVQFFSWFALFSMWVYTTPAIAEHVYHIKAGDTSSHAYNTAGNWVGVLFGVYNIVSAAYALLLPRIVRRSSRKKTHAFSLIMGGLSLISIFFIKNDYVLILPMIGIGLAWGSILAMPYAILSSAIPAKKIGVYMGIFNLFITMPQIVSGISGKFLMKYVFSDHAVYGLIMAGGFMVLGAVSVLFVQDGKKIQIIDTPLIQAP comes from the coding sequence ATGGCAACCAGCGGCGTCGTTCAAAAACCGAGAATGAGTTTTTGGCAGATCTTTAACATGAGCTTCGGCTTTTTGGGTATTCAGTTCGGCTTCGCCCTGCAAACGGGGAATGCCAGCCGGATCCTGCAAACCTTTGGCGCTGACGTCGAGAATTTGTCGCTGTTTTGGTTGGCTGCGCCGATAACCGGGATGATTATTCAACCCATTATCGGTCATTACAGCGATCGTACCTGGACAAGGCTGGGCCGCAGGCGCCCCTTCTTCCTAACCGGCGCGCTTTTATCAGGCCTGGCATTACTTTTTATGCCCAACTCATCTATGCTGGCCGCTATTATACCGCCGATTGTTGTTGGCGCGGGTATGCTGATGATCATGGACGCTTCCTTTAATGTCGCGATGGAACCCTTCAGGGCCCTGGTTGCTGATAACTTGCCCGACAGCCAGCACAACGATGGCTTTTCGATGCAAACCTGCCTCATCGGCGTGGGCGCGGTAGTAGGCTCATGGCTTCCCTATGTTTTTGCCAACTGGCTGGGCGTGTCAGATACGGCGCCAAAAGGCCATGTGCCAAATAACCTGTTATTTTCATTTTACATTGGTGCTTTAACGCTCATCGGCTCTATATTATGGACCGTAATTAAAACAAAGGAATATCCGCCGGAAGAATATGCCAAATTTCATGAGCCGGAGATGGAAGAAAAGGAAAAAAAGAGCGGACTGGTTCAAATATTTTCCGATTTGTTTAGTATGCCAAAAACCATGTGGCAATTGGGCATCGTGCAGTTTTTTTCGTGGTTTGCTCTTTTCTCAATGTGGGTATATACTACGCCGGCCATTGCTGAACACGTTTATCACATAAAAGCCGGCGACACTTCTTCGCATGCCTACAACACAGCGGGCAACTGGGTTGGCGTTCTTTTTGGTGTTTATAACATTGTTTCTGCGGCATATGCATTGTTGCTTCCACGTATTGTGCGCAGGTCGAGCAGGAAAAAAACGCATGCATTTTCTTTAATAATGGGTGGTCTGAGCTTGATATCGATATTTTTTATTAAAAATGATTACGTACTCATACTGCCAATGATAGGGATAGGATTAGCCTGGGGTAGTATCCTGGCTATGCCTTACGCCATTTTATCAAGCGCAATACCCGCAAAAAAAATAGGCGTTTATATGGGTATTTTCAACCTTTTTATCACTATGCCTCAAATTGTTAGCGGGATAAGCGGAAAGTTTTTGATGAAATATGTTTTTTCGGACCATGCCGTTTATGGCTTAATAATGGCCGGCGGGTTCATGGTGTTAGGCGCAGTTTCGGTGTTATTTGTGCAGGACGGAAAAAAGATTCAAATAATAGATACACCACTAATACAGGCCCCCTGA
- a CDS encoding alpha-1,4-glucan--maltose-1-phosphate maltosyltransferase translates to MTEQGLQRVIVEHVTPEIDAGRFYIKKVAGESIEVEADIFTDGHDHIGARLLYRHENDKTWLYVPMHMVNNDRWRASFDLEKAGFYYYTVTGWVDHADTWHHGFLKKYEDAQHLNVELLIGAELLEAMLPAATKADQKRIGKLITLMRDEKNYEQAVAEVLGKEIHHYISTYPNLDNATIYTPHLKVLVERDKALFSSWYCFFPRSASRIEGKHGTFKDCEALLPRVAEMGFDVLYFPPIHPIGHNFRKGKNNAVNAMPGDDGVPYAIGSTEGGHKDVLKDLGTLQDFKHLIKEAASHGLEIAMDFAIQCSPDHPYVKKHPKWFKWRPDGTVQYAENPPKKYQDILPINFENDDWQNLWTELKSILDYWCEQGIRIFRVDNPHTKSFHFWEWCIAEVQKKYPGTLFLSEAFTKPKVMKQLAKLGYTQSYTYYVWRNTKHELIEYMNELTQTEMKDYFRPNFWPNTHDINPYSLQNGNEPGFITRFFMAATLSSNYGIFGPVYELMYHAPYPGKEEYLNSEKYEVRYWDWEKRNKLIDVITRVNAARKVNPALQHTNNITFCEIHNDQLLAYYKKSGDNHILCVVNLDPNNRQWGLVQTPLHALGLYPGQDFIAFDILTGRSYNWNQEWNYVELDPHDMPVHLFKIELL, encoded by the coding sequence ATGACCGAACAAGGCTTGCAGAGAGTTATTGTTGAACATGTTACGCCTGAAATTGACGCCGGGCGCTTCTATATAAAAAAAGTTGCCGGCGAAAGTATTGAGGTAGAAGCAGACATATTTACAGATGGACATGATCATATAGGAGCAAGATTATTATACAGGCACGAAAACGATAAAACCTGGTTATATGTGCCAATGCACATGGTGAATAACGACAGGTGGCGGGCATCGTTCGATCTTGAAAAAGCCGGATTTTATTATTATACAGTTACCGGCTGGGTTGATCATGCAGATACCTGGCATCATGGTTTTTTAAAAAAATACGAAGATGCCCAACATCTGAATGTCGAGTTGCTTATCGGCGCTGAATTACTGGAAGCCATGCTTCCGGCAGCCACTAAAGCCGATCAAAAAAGGATCGGTAAACTGATAACCCTGATGCGTGATGAAAAAAATTACGAACAGGCAGTAGCTGAAGTTTTAGGTAAAGAGATCCACCATTATATCAGCACTTACCCAAATCTTGACAACGCCACGATTTACACGCCGCATTTAAAGGTTTTGGTTGAACGCGATAAAGCGCTCTTTAGCAGTTGGTATTGTTTTTTTCCCCGTTCAGCATCGCGGATTGAAGGAAAGCACGGAACCTTTAAAGACTGCGAAGCTTTATTGCCGCGCGTTGCTGAAATGGGTTTTGATGTACTGTATTTCCCGCCAATCCATCCCATCGGCCATAACTTTCGTAAAGGGAAAAACAATGCGGTAAATGCCATGCCCGGCGATGATGGTGTACCTTACGCGATAGGTTCGACTGAGGGAGGGCATAAGGATGTATTAAAAGACCTTGGGACATTACAGGATTTTAAACATTTGATCAAAGAAGCCGCAAGTCACGGGCTTGAAATTGCCATGGATTTTGCCATTCAATGTTCGCCTGATCACCCTTACGTTAAAAAACATCCCAAATGGTTTAAATGGCGGCCTGACGGAACAGTGCAGTACGCTGAAAACCCTCCCAAAAAATACCAGGATATTTTACCCATCAATTTCGAGAATGACGACTGGCAAAACCTGTGGACTGAACTAAAAAGCATTCTTGATTACTGGTGCGAACAAGGCATCCGGATTTTCAGGGTAGATAACCCCCATACCAAATCCTTTCATTTTTGGGAATGGTGCATTGCCGAAGTACAAAAAAAATACCCCGGCACCTTGTTCCTGTCCGAAGCTTTTACCAAGCCTAAGGTGATGAAACAACTGGCCAAACTTGGCTATACACAATCCTACACATACTATGTTTGGCGCAATACAAAGCATGAACTTATTGAGTACATGAATGAGCTGACGCAAACAGAAATGAAGGACTATTTTCGACCTAATTTCTGGCCGAATACGCACGATATTAACCCTTATTCGCTCCAAAACGGGAACGAACCCGGTTTCATCACCCGGTTTTTTATGGCGGCCACTTTATCCTCCAATTACGGCATCTTCGGGCCGGTTTATGAACTGATGTATCATGCGCCCTATCCCGGAAAAGAAGAATACCTGAACTCCGAAAAATACGAAGTACGCTATTGGGACTGGGAAAAACGGAATAAACTGATAGATGTAATTACCCGTGTTAACGCCGCCCGTAAAGTAAACCCCGCTTTGCAGCACACCAATAACATTACATTTTGCGAGATACATAACGACCAGTTGCTGGCTTATTACAAAAAAAGCGGCGATAACCATATTTTATGCGTGGTAAACCTCGATCCAAATAACAGGCAATGGGGCCTGGTACAAACCCCGCTGCATGCACTGGGCCTGTACCCCGGCCAGGATTTTATTGCTTTTGATATATTAACGGGCAGGAGTTATAACTGGAACCAGGAGTGGAATTATGTTGAACTGGATCCGCATGATATGCCAGTGCATTTATTTAAGATTGAACTACTATAA
- a CDS encoding putative maltokinase → MNLGNMDIAGQTASLVLKRPWVEFPYDKDALTWLEENVFYNYMRKCRWFAGKARMIKFLKIQQLLCMPVEDGLSYLIILHLGYTYGDEEKYAMPVSFMPDDFELIGHVNHKAFITRITVEGKAGWLIDAIYDFRFQVQLFENIFTNTKTPQEKGYLVYHKGKGLASTDENMSYLCVVPDLEQSNSSLVYGNKYFFKLYRKLFREVNPEVEMLQFLTEEGGFKNIPAYCGSMVLERPGIPPVTLGLMMQKVVSKSDSWVSTGDDLNNFLFMIVDKVFGINEDVFEKVELLGKRTAEMHLALLSDKKSKEFKPEPYDDTYINHLQNHLNNLLDKRIKLLKENYSRLDKNAKSLADDFINCENNIRHFFEKIGSSHLKSQRIRIHGDYHLGQVLFTGTDYLIIDFEGEPESSITDRKIKHSPLKDVAGMIRSFHYAVCAKLYFSSETREINPLKLQKSADRWYKLITDAYLDAYMQTMGDISAIFGSRTELNFLLQLHLLEKSVYELGYELNGRPDWIRIPLKGIQQVLFELDKFNS, encoded by the coding sequence ATGAACTTAGGGAATATGGATATCGCCGGGCAAACCGCTTCATTAGTGTTGAAAAGGCCGTGGGTTGAATTTCCCTATGATAAAGACGCACTTACCTGGCTGGAGGAAAACGTTTTTTATAATTATATGCGTAAATGCCGGTGGTTTGCAGGCAAGGCGCGCATGATCAAGTTTTTGAAGATCCAGCAATTGCTTTGTATGCCTGTGGAGGACGGGCTTTCCTATCTCATTATACTGCATTTGGGCTATACTTATGGCGACGAGGAAAAATATGCCATGCCGGTTTCATTTATGCCGGATGATTTTGAATTGATAGGTCACGTTAATCACAAAGCATTTATTACCCGCATAACCGTTGAAGGCAAAGCAGGCTGGTTGATTGACGCTATTTATGATTTTCGTTTCCAGGTGCAACTGTTTGAGAATATATTTACCAATACCAAAACGCCGCAGGAAAAAGGCTACCTGGTTTACCATAAAGGAAAAGGCCTTGCATCTACAGACGAAAACATGAGCTATTTGTGCGTGGTGCCCGACCTCGAACAAAGTAATTCGTCTTTGGTGTACGGCAATAAGTATTTCTTTAAACTTTACCGTAAACTCTTTCGCGAAGTGAATCCGGAAGTGGAAATGCTTCAGTTTTTAACAGAAGAAGGCGGATTTAAAAATATACCTGCCTATTGCGGCAGCATGGTGCTGGAGCGCCCGGGAATACCGCCGGTAACGCTCGGGTTAATGATGCAGAAAGTTGTCAGCAAGTCCGATAGTTGGGTGTCAACCGGCGATGATCTGAATAACTTTCTTTTCATGATCGTTGATAAAGTATTCGGAATAAACGAAGACGTTTTTGAAAAGGTTGAATTGCTGGGCAAACGCACGGCCGAGATGCACCTGGCATTGCTTTCAGATAAAAAAAGCAAGGAATTTAAGCCCGAACCTTACGATGATACTTATATCAACCATTTGCAAAATCACCTGAATAACCTGCTGGATAAGCGTATCAAGCTCTTAAAAGAAAACTATTCGCGGCTGGATAAAAATGCAAAATCGCTGGCGGATGATTTTATAAACTGCGAAAACAACATCAGGCATTTTTTCGAAAAAATTGGCAGCAGCCATCTTAAATCGCAACGCATCCGCATACACGGAGATTATCATTTAGGCCAGGTGCTGTTTACAGGTACCGATTACCTGATCATTGATTTTGAAGGCGAACCAGAGAGCTCCATAACAGACCGGAAAATAAAACATTCGCCATTAAAAGATGTTGCAGGTATGATCCGCTCGTTCCATTACGCAGTATGCGCCAAACTTTACTTCAGCAGTGAGACCAGGGAAATAAATCCACTGAAACTGCAAAAATCAGCCGATAGGTGGTATAAATTGATAACAGACGCATATTTAGATGCTTATATGCAAACCATGGGTGATATATCGGCTATATTTGGGAGCCGTACCGAACTTAATTTTTTATTGCAACTTCACCTGCTCGAAAAATCGGTATATGAATTGGGATATGAATTAAACGGGAGACCCGATTGGATAAGAATCCCTTTAAAAGGAATACAGCAAGTACTATTTGAATTAGATAAATTTAACAGTTAA
- the glgB gene encoding 1,4-alpha-glucan branching protein GlgB, with protein MAKKKIDTAKDAPVEIADVKKAKPAAKTAAADKAEKPAASKKASKAKEAEPGIPQLKNVEPYSRFTDFDIALFRSGKHYKLYEKLGSHVIEFNGITGTYFAVWAPNAQFISVIGNFNGWNRNSHALYVRWDGSGIWEGFIPNVGNGETYKYYIKSSTGTDLEKADPFALRWEVAPRTASIVADTYYEWSDGEWMKERYKHNALDKPYSVYEMHVGSWARSPESPDEFLTYTQLADKLVPYIKEMGFTHVEFMPIMEHPYYPSWGYQITGFFAASSRYGSPQELMGLVEKLHEAGIGVILDWVPSHFPGDAHGLYNFDGTHLYEHEDLRKGFHPDWKSYIFNYGRNEVRAFLISNALFWLDRYHADGLRVDAVASMLYLDYSRNHGEWEPNIYGGNENLEAISFLKEFNEAVYSHFPDTQTIAEESTSFTGVSRPVYTGGLGFGMKWMMGWMHDSIKYFSADPIYRKYHHNQITFSLIYAFTENFMLPFSHDEVVYGKGSMLRKMPGDEWQQFANLRLLYSYMFTHPGSKLLFMGAEFGQGTEWNFQNSLDWHVLEYPNHQGIKEVVKALNQLYKDEPALYEKAFDYNGFEWVDGGNSNDSILIYNRKGVDEANELVIVLNMTPMVHHDFRVGVHATGKWVEIFNSDAKKFWGSGIDNPKPVNTETVNWHGRDQSIKITIPPLAAIVFKREKTVPPKYELKK; from the coding sequence ATGGCGAAAAAGAAAATTGACACCGCAAAAGATGCACCTGTTGAAATTGCAGATGTGAAAAAAGCTAAACCAGCAGCAAAAACAGCCGCTGCGGATAAAGCAGAGAAGCCTGCTGCATCAAAAAAAGCTTCGAAAGCAAAAGAAGCTGAGCCAGGGATCCCGCAGCTTAAAAACGTTGAGCCTTATAGCCGTTTTACTGATTTTGATATCGCATTGTTCAGGTCGGGCAAGCATTATAAACTATACGAAAAATTAGGTTCGCACGTAATTGAATTTAATGGTATTACCGGAACTTACTTTGCTGTTTGGGCGCCTAATGCTCAATTTATTTCCGTTATCGGTAATTTTAATGGGTGGAACCGCAATTCGCACGCGCTATACGTCCGCTGGGATGGATCAGGCATTTGGGAAGGTTTTATTCCTAACGTAGGCAACGGCGAAACCTATAAATATTACATCAAATCCTCCACCGGTACTGACCTGGAAAAGGCAGACCCGTTTGCGCTGCGCTGGGAAGTAGCGCCCCGTACAGCATCCATAGTGGCGGACACGTACTATGAATGGAGCGATGGCGAGTGGATGAAGGAGCGTTATAAGCACAATGCCCTTGATAAACCTTATTCGGTTTACGAGATGCATGTTGGCTCGTGGGCGCGCAGTCCAGAGAGCCCTGACGAATTTTTAACGTATACCCAACTGGCAGATAAGCTGGTGCCTTACATTAAAGAAATGGGCTTTACCCACGTAGAGTTTATGCCGATAATGGAGCATCCCTATTATCCGAGCTGGGGTTACCAGATCACTGGTTTTTTTGCAGCCTCAAGCAGGTATGGCTCGCCACAGGAGTTAATGGGCCTTGTTGAAAAACTGCATGAAGCCGGGATTGGCGTTATACTGGATTGGGTGCCTTCTCACTTTCCGGGAGATGCGCACGGGCTTTATAATTTTGACGGCACACACTTATACGAGCATGAGGATTTACGCAAGGGCTTTCACCCGGATTGGAAGTCGTATATTTTTAATTATGGGCGCAATGAAGTTCGTGCTTTTTTAATCAGCAATGCCTTATTCTGGCTGGACAGGTACCACGCGGATGGTTTGCGTGTAGATGCTGTGGCATCCATGCTTTACCTTGATTACTCGCGTAACCATGGCGAATGGGAGCCGAATATTTACGGTGGCAATGAGAATTTGGAAGCCATATCGTTTTTAAAAGAATTTAATGAAGCAGTTTACAGCCATTTCCCTGATACGCAAACTATTGCTGAAGAATCAACTTCATTTACAGGCGTAAGCCGCCCGGTTTATACCGGCGGACTTGGGTTTGGGATGAAATGGATGATGGGATGGATGCACGACTCTATAAAATATTTTTCGGCAGATCCAATCTATCGAAAATACCACCACAACCAGATCACTTTTAGCCTGATATACGCTTTTACCGAAAACTTTATGCTTCCGTTTTCGCATGATGAGGTGGTTTATGGCAAAGGCTCGATGCTGCGTAAAATGCCCGGTGACGAATGGCAGCAATTTGCCAACCTGCGCCTGCTTTACAGCTATATGTTTACGCATCCCGGTTCTAAATTGCTTTTCATGGGCGCTGAGTTTGGCCAGGGCACTGAGTGGAACTTCCAGAACTCATTAGATTGGCATGTGCTTGAATATCCAAACCACCAGGGTATAAAAGAAGTTGTGAAGGCATTGAACCAGCTTTATAAGGACGAACCAGCTTTATATGAAAAGGCCTTTGATTACAATGGTTTTGAGTGGGTTGACGGCGGTAACTCAAACGACTCGATATTGATATATAACCGAAAAGGTGTTGACGAAGCCAACGAACTGGTAATTGTTTTGAACATGACGCCAATGGTGCATCACGACTTTAGGGTTGGAGTACACGCAACCGGTAAATGGGTTGAAATATTTAACTCGGATGCTAAAAAATTCTGGGGCAGCGGTATTGATAATCCCAAACCTGTAAATACCGAAACAGTAAACTGGCACGGAAGAGACCAATCTATAAAAATTACCATCCCGCCATTGGCTGCTATTGTATTTAAAAGAGAAAAAACGGTACCACCAAAATATGAATTGAAAAAGTAA
- a CDS encoding glycoside hydrolase 5 family protein: MNKIFKLLLLSLVMALPAFAQQGFVKVEGTRFTIDGKPYRYIGTNYWYGGLLATNGEQGKERLKTELNFLKQHGVTNLRVMVGAEGLTDYKYRTPNEKVLEPEAGKFNEDIMTGLDYLLNELAKRNMKAVLHFTNTWEWSGGIAQYLKWNGYGEQPYPKSLGGYYSWDKLRQYISQFYICKPCMDELDTYIKYVLHRTNKLNGKKYTDDPAIMAWEIINEPRPMEKLAVPAFEAWMSHVSALVKSIDKNHLLTTGSEGDIASDFDLSVYQKIHADKNIDYLTIHIWPKNWSWFKDTAINASYKVILDSAGKDIQKHLQVAKQMNKPMVIEEFGLPRDLHVYTPGTSTHNRDHFYNFIFSKVLNNPGIAGCNFWAFAGIARPIPGQTFWKDGDEFMGDPGGEEQGLNSVFDSDESTWKVIEKYTRQLK, from the coding sequence GTGAACAAAATATTTAAGTTACTCCTATTAAGCCTCGTAATGGCGCTGCCGGCATTTGCCCAACAAGGTTTTGTTAAAGTTGAAGGAACCCGATTTACCATTGATGGAAAACCTTACCGCTATATCGGCACCAACTATTGGTACGGCGGCCTGCTGGCTACAAACGGCGAACAAGGCAAAGAGCGACTAAAAACCGAACTCAACTTTTTAAAGCAGCATGGGGTGACTAACCTTAGGGTGATGGTGGGCGCCGAGGGACTCACCGATTACAAATACCGCACGCCAAACGAGAAAGTGCTGGAGCCTGAAGCTGGAAAGTTTAATGAGGACATTATGACCGGCCTGGATTACCTGCTGAATGAGCTGGCTAAACGCAACATGAAAGCCGTACTGCATTTTACCAATACCTGGGAATGGAGCGGCGGCATAGCCCAGTATTTAAAGTGGAACGGCTATGGCGAGCAACCCTATCCAAAAAGCCTGGGGGGCTATTACAGCTGGGATAAGCTGAGGCAATACATCAGCCAGTTTTATATCTGTAAGCCTTGTATGGATGAACTGGATACTTATATAAAATATGTTTTGCACCGGACCAACAAGCTCAATGGGAAAAAATACACCGATGACCCCGCAATTATGGCTTGGGAAATTATCAATGAGCCGCGCCCAATGGAAAAATTAGCAGTACCCGCTTTTGAAGCATGGATGAGTCACGTTTCCGCATTGGTAAAATCAATCGATAAAAACCATTTGCTTACCACAGGCAGCGAGGGGGATATTGCCTCAGATTTTGATCTGTCGGTTTACCAAAAGATCCACGCGGATAAAAACATAGATTACCTCACCATCCACATCTGGCCAAAAAACTGGAGCTGGTTTAAGGATACTGCCATCAACGCCAGTTACAAGGTTATTTTAGACAGCGCCGGTAAGGATATACAAAAGCACTTACAGGTTGCAAAGCAAATGAATAAGCCAATGGTGATAGAGGAATTTGGCTTACCACGCGATCTGCATGTTTACACCCCAGGTACTTCAACCCATAACCGTGATCATTTTTACAACTTTATTTTCAGCAAGGTATTAAATAACCCGGGCATTGCCGGCTGCAATTTCTGGGCCTTCGCTGGCATAGCAAGACCAATACCCGGTCAGACATTCTGGAAGGATGGCGATGAATTTATGGGCGACCCCGGCGGTGAAGAACAAGGCCTGAATTCGGTATTTGATTCGGATGAAAGTACGTGGAAGGTGATCGAAAAATACACCCGGCAATTGAAATAG
- a CDS encoding ATP-binding protein, translating into MSFNWELEKSYFNELTLLVGASGVGKTLILKAINNLKDVALGKSNNGIEWEVEFMTIEGIHYKWTGEFENRGRFIFPDFDSKESQKNPPSIIREKIFRNDIEIVNRSESELFFKGEKTLKLPQQKSIIYLLKEEEVIGAAYNAFNKIIFSDQSDSQSVNLVFRMPNLTKLNKYETIEEIKKSDEQIIDKLFFCYQIKDKVFFQIKDRFIDIFPNVEDIKVEPLEEDLMGDRFFSFLKDSPFIQIKEVGVDKWIQQTKISSGMFRTLIHISELYLSPEGTIFLIDEFENSLGINCIDELTTDILESSKQLQFIITSHHPYIINNIHFSNWKLVTRKAGIVKTKNAQDYNIGDSKHEAFMQLLQLEEFQTGQE; encoded by the coding sequence GTGTCGTTTAACTGGGAACTTGAAAAATCATATTTCAATGAGTTAACCCTTTTAGTAGGAGCGTCAGGCGTTGGAAAAACTTTAATTCTTAAAGCAATCAATAATCTTAAAGACGTTGCTTTGGGCAAATCTAACAATGGTATTGAATGGGAAGTCGAGTTCATGACAATAGAAGGCATCCATTATAAATGGACGGGGGAATTCGAAAATAGGGGACGATTTATTTTCCCCGATTTTGATTCAAAGGAATCTCAGAAGAACCCACCAAGTATTATCCGCGAAAAGATTTTTAGAAACGATATTGAAATTGTGAATAGATCCGAATCGGAATTATTCTTTAAAGGTGAAAAGACCTTAAAATTACCCCAGCAAAAAAGTATAATATATTTATTAAAAGAAGAAGAGGTAATAGGCGCAGCTTACAACGCATTCAACAAGATAATCTTTAGCGACCAATCGGATTCTCAATCTGTAAATCTAGTTTTTAGAATGCCCAATCTAACTAAATTGAATAAATATGAAACGATTGAGGAAATTAAAAAATCAGATGAGCAAATAATCGACAAATTATTTTTTTGTTATCAAATTAAGGACAAAGTTTTTTTCCAAATAAAAGACAGATTCATTGATATCTTTCCAAATGTTGAAGATATAAAAGTCGAACCCCTTGAGGAAGACCTTATGGGGGATCGTTTTTTTTCCTTTCTGAAAGATTCACCTTTTATTCAAATAAAGGAAGTTGGCGTTGACAAGTGGATTCAGCAAACGAAAATTTCATCTGGTATGTTTAGAACTCTAATACACATTAGTGAGTTGTATTTGAGTCCAGAAGGAACAATATTTCTAATTGACGAATTTGAAAACAGCCTTGGAATTAATTGTATAGATGAACTAACCACGGACATTCTTGAATCCTCCAAACAATTGCAATTTATAATCACCAGCCACCATCCCTACATAATTAATAATATACATTTTTCCAATTGGAAACTAGTCACAAGAAAAGCGGGAATCGTAAAAACCAAAAACGCACAAGACTATAATATTGGGGATTCCAAACACGAAGCCTTTATGCAATTACTTCAACTAGAGGAATTTCAAACTGGTCAAGAGTGA
- the gap gene encoding type I glyceraldehyde-3-phosphate dehydrogenase: MKIGINGFGRIGRLAFRAAIERPDIEIVGINDLVEPDYMAYMLKYDSTHGPFKGTIAVEGGHLVVNGKTIRVTAEKDPANLKWGEVGAEVVIESTGLFLTQETAQKHIDAGAKKVVMSAPAKDDTPTFVMGVNHKDLKADQTIVSNASCTTNCLAPIAKVLNDNFGIEEGLMSTIHAVTATQKTVDGPSHKDWRGGRGAYQNIIPSSTGAAKAVALVIPALKGKLTGMSFRVPVPDVSVVDLTVRLKKPATYADIKAAMKAASEGDMKGILGYTEDEVVSEDFKGDARTSIFDAKAGIALNDNFVKVVSWYDNEWGYSNKLIDLVQEIGKL, encoded by the coding sequence ATGAAAATAGGAATAAACGGCTTCGGCCGTATCGGCCGCCTGGCTTTCAGGGCCGCAATTGAAAGACCCGACATTGAGATCGTTGGCATTAATGACCTTGTTGAGCCTGATTACATGGCTTACATGTTGAAATACGACTCGACCCACGGTCCTTTCAAAGGCACTATTGCTGTTGAAGGCGGTCATTTGGTGGTAAACGGAAAAACCATCCGTGTTACTGCTGAAAAAGACCCTGCAAACCTTAAATGGGGTGAAGTAGGCGCAGAAGTTGTAATTGAATCAACCGGTTTATTTTTAACCCAGGAAACCGCTCAAAAACATATTGACGCCGGCGCTAAAAAAGTAGTAATGAGTGCACCTGCAAAGGATGACACCCCTACTTTTGTTATGGGTGTTAACCATAAAGATCTGAAGGCTGACCAAACTATTGTTTCAAACGCTTCATGTACTACCAACTGCCTTGCTCCTATCGCGAAAGTATTAAATGATAATTTCGGTATCGAAGAAGGTTTAATGAGTACTATACACGCCGTGACTGCTACTCAAAAAACAGTTGATGGCCCGTCGCACAAAGACTGGAGAGGCGGCCGTGGTGCTTACCAGAACATCATCCCTTCATCAACAGGTGCAGCTAAAGCGGTAGCGCTGGTTATACCCGCGCTTAAAGGTAAATTAACAGGTATGTCATTCCGCGTTCCGGTTCCTGACGTATCAGTAGTTGACTTAACCGTTCGTCTGAAAAAACCGGCTACTTATGCTGATATTAAAGCAGCTATGAAAGCAGCATCTGAAGGCGATATGAAAGGCATTTTGGGCTACACTGAAGACGAAGTTGTATCTGAAGATTTTAAAGGTGATGCACGCACATCAATTTTTGATGCTAAAGCAGGCATTGCTTTAAATGATAACTTTGTAAAAGTAGTGTCATGGTACGATAATGAGTGGGGATACTCCAACAAGTTGATCGACCTGGTACAGGAAATAGGAAAACTTTAG